The region gcctctctctctacacacttatctacttCTGGCCTTGACCGACCGCCAGACGCCTTGAAGATCGCTCAAGGTCCTCCTGTTCGGTCAGAATTCTTTGATCTGAAGTTCATGGTGCGCTGAAGCAGCCCCTCTGTTAGGCCTGTGTATTGTAATGTGCTGCCACTCTTTGTGAACCTAGGATGTGCTTAAGATTAGCTAACTTTTccgcttgtttttttatttttattggtgaCCTTTGATAGCTACCCCCCCAACCAAAAAAATTATCTTCTTATTGACGGATGTCCTGCGCGGGCGTTTTCATCCTCATCTCAGTGCGCCTTGCAGGATGTAttcagagatggtgtgtgtgtgtggcggtgtgTAGCGGTATGTGCGTGTAGTGCTTTGTTTCTGtagtgctttgtgtgtgtgtgtgtgtgtgtgtgtgtgtgtgtgtgtgtgtgtgtgtgtgtgtgtgtgtgtgtgtgtgtgtgtgtgtgtgtgtgtgtgtgtgtgtgtgtgtgtgtggcattatgtgtgtgtgttcggcaGTTCCTGCACATCTGTCCTCTACATTTCTATCAATCTTGGGGGTTGTTGTTTTGCAAGCCAGGGAGAGGGTATCTCCCATCTCCCCCACCACCCCCCTCACCCCACTCTCCCGTTTCCTTCCTCCCCTCCGGCAGCAGGCCAGAAACTTACGGAAGCCTTTATGGAGCCCTCAACTCCACGTTCACCTGGATCTGTCACCTCAGAAATATACTCAACATTTAGATAACATTATTTTTCacatttattaaatatttttttatatgacTGCATGACTAAGGGGTGTAAACTATTTCATGTTATTTAGAGCGTCTGTAAAATAGCTCTGATTATGCCGCTTGCTCACCCTAAATTGCAGTAAGTTGAGGAAGGATACTATATGCGTCTGGTGTGACAGACAATGCAACATGTTCCAATTGTCCAGCCTGATGTATGTGGAAGTGCAAGGTTATGTCCTTCAAGTCACTGGCTTCTGCTTGTTCTATACCGTGTTACATTTGAAGACTTAGCCCTTATCTAATATCTGAAGAGCCTCCCTCCCATGGGGCAGGCTTTGAGGTTGGAACAAGGTTTGTTTATCTAACGTAGGTTTCTTCAAACTTCCTCCCCGACAGTTTCCTCAGAGGGAGGAAGGCATTGCTAGTCCATGGTGGAGGATGGTCTTCTCTAACCCTGAGGGTCAACTCCTGGATAGCCTCACCCTCACCATCATCATTCCTCTTCCCTTAGGATCCtcatatacattttattttctactCGGCGCAATAACACACGCCACTTTCCTGCCATCACTTTGTTTGTAGAGGCGTTAGAAAAACGAATAGTCCACAAAAAATACCCCGCCCGCAGAGTTGGAGCACTGGGTTTGGGCTTGAGCCTCTTCCTGCTGTAGGCAGCACAGCTTCCAGGGTAGGCGTGGGCTGTTGAGGAAAGAGGACATGAGCGGCCCTGGTCGGAATCAGGCTTCCTGCGCAACATTATAAAGACTCCCCACCCTCTGGCTACCCTGGACAGTCTTGCTCAGACAACTTTGGAGGGAGTAGGTTATTGCCCAGCCTAGCCTGAAGACAGTTAGTTACAGATTGAGGAACCTGAGAGTTGAACTGAGGATTGTGAGGACAGCATCGTGCGCATTGGTTCTCGTCCCTGCTGGTCGGGGTGAGTGGTAACCTAGACGTTTTGTAaacgttttatatatatatatatatatatatatatatagaattgtTCATAATCTTTACGTGTTGCCTGGATTGGTGTGATTGGATGTTCATGTATCATCTTGTACCTTTTGTGTCTAAGTGTACATTTTTTTCAACATGGTGCCACCTGGAGGGTGAATTATGTGTGAATAAGAATCTCTTAGTGGCTATATTACATTTCTTACAACATGAAAGATCTGTAATTATATAAAATGGGGATGTGTCAGTACATCAGGTACATTAATTACACAGGGTTTCGTAAAGTTGCACTATGTTTCAGTGTCGTCTTGTTTTGCTTTGTGCAGGTACGAGTAGGGAGCTGGTCTCACCTAACAGAGGCGTCCAGGAGACTGCCCTCCATGTTTTCTCTAGCTGGTGTCTTCTGCAACAGGGTAGGTCAATGTGAGGCAGCTGCACTTTGACTGGGACAGTATATGGTACATTTCAGAGACTTCCATAATATACATAGTGCCAGTGTAATTCTACTATAATGAAATGATATTCTGTGAAAACAAGTctgtctttccctttctctcccaaACAAAAGATGAGCAAGATCCAGGTGGTGGAGGGATATAGGGTTGGAGGGAGGCATGAGGTGGTGGGGTCTGAAGCGGCTGCTGCGCAGGGATACGTAAAGGAGTTTACGCGCCACTCCAACGACGTCCTGCTGAATCTGAACGAGCTGAGGCACCAGAACATTCTGACCGATGCCACCCTGGTGGTGGGCACTGCCCGACTGCAGGCACACTGTGCTGTGCTCATTGCATGCAGGTTAGTTCAGAGAATAATATTCATTGCCATTTTCCTGgtgtttttgttattgttgtttttgtttttgttctacTTTGCGAGGGGGGGAGGGTGTGCTGTGGGATTGTTTTACTCTTAAAATACTCactcactcctttctctctgtctctcttagtGGGTTCTTCTACTCCCTGTACTCCCGTCGTGTGTCCTCTCCTGGATGGAGTGGTGCTGGAGGCCAGGCcctgaccctgtctctccctgactCCCTGGATCCCTCCAGCGTCTCCCTGCTCCTGGACTTCATGTACACCTCCCAGCTGCCCCTCACGCCACGCACAGTCCCCGGAGTGCTCTCCGTCGCCACCTACCTGCAGATGGACCACGTGGCTGACACCTGCAGAGCTTTCATGTTACACAGGTGAACCCCTTTCTATAGAAGTCAATGGGTGAGCGTTGGGAGGCTGGAGGGGTGGGAGTGATAATGGTAGTTTACAGGATTAGAGTAAAAAGTGCATTTACTGAAAGAACGGTGACAGAGAGACTTTAAATTAGGGTAAACGTAGATAAGCATTTCAGTTAGTTGCATGCTTTTTAAGCTCTAAATTGTGTTTTCAATTGTGTGAGGCATTAAATGTACAGTACAACTGAATATTGTAAACTTTAAGTAGGCTTCTAAGTCTCTCCTATGGGCGCCCTGGCTGATATGATAAAATATGATTGACAGGCGTTACCTGACAGTTCCTTTTGTTTACagtgagaggatgagagggaCGCCCCCTCAAATGAAGCTGGACTCCACGGTGTCTGTAATGTCTGCAGCACTCTCAGGGGGAGCTCCTCTTAATCCCCCTGTCAATGGAAGACCCCGCCCATCTGTCCtcgttgtctccaccccctcccagTCCGCAGCGGAGGCTGAGGGTCGTATGTGCCATGACTCGGccaggtgagagagaaggagtgtatgtgtgtgtgtctgtgtaaagtGTGGGCCAATGTCCCATTGTCTGAGTTCAGCTCGATCATTACATGAGTTCCTTTGTTTGTCCAGCAGGGTCCCTGGAAACTTCCGGGCCTGTCTGCAGCCAGGGACTTTCCTGACCCGCGAGCCCAGGTCAAAGGAACTAAAGCAGGAGCCTGAATCACCCATCCTGGCCTCCCCAACCTCCACCCCTTCTCCAGACAGCCCGTCTCGCTCCAGCTGTCAGCCCAACTCTCCTGCTGAGTCCAACACCTGTAATCTAGGTGAACCCAAGTGCAACCCTGACCCCAAAGCCTGCAACTGGAAGAAATACAAGTACATTGTCCTCAACCCCCTCTGTGCCGTAAACACGGTGAAGGAGGAGGAGCCTGGGGAGGGCCGGCAGCAGCTTGACCACATCCCCACCTCTGATAGGATGGAAGTGACATTGAAGCCACCTATGGAGGCGTGGCCAAGGGAAGGATCCGGACAAAATGAAAGGTGTGTTGTCAATATTATGCATATGATGAAATAGTGCTATTTTAAAAGCTTTATCTCAACCTCTAAGTCATATTGACAATAAACGTTCTAAGGGACCTTGTCTGTCCAAGGAGATAGTTTAAGTTGGCACTGATGTTGACAACATGACTATATTCTTTCTTCCTGCTATGATGTCCCTGGCTGTAGCCCACCCCTGGTTCCCCACCCAGGGCTGCCAGCCCACCCTGTGGAACCCCCCATGGAGCCCCCCACCCACAAGGAAGGAACAGGTACTGCAACCTTACTACCTCactcagcagcagcagagataaCATGTAGAAAACCTATTTTCTCCAGCTAAGGAGTGACAGATCATAAACATGTATATGTTTATATACAGAGGccgcccatatatatatatatgtgtgtgtgtgtttacaataTACATACAGTCATATGTTAATATATGAGATATGTATTGATGTATAATATttctctgcccctccctctcaGTCTTGCCTTGCTGTCTGGCACCCCGCCCATTGGAGCCAGAGGCCGCCCATCACTGCCAACACCCAATTAAGCGTGAGACTTACGGCTTGCCATTCT is a window of Salmo salar chromosome ssa18, Ssal_v3.1, whole genome shotgun sequence DNA encoding:
- the bcl6b gene encoding B-cell CLL/lymphoma 6 member B protein isoform X2 — protein: MFSLAGVFCNRMSKIQVVEGYRVGGRHEVVGSEAAAAQGYVKEFTRHSNDVLLNLNELRHQNILTDATLVVGTARLQAHCAVLIACSGFFYSLYSRRVSSPGWSGAGGQALTLSLPDSLDPSSVSLLLDFMYTSQLPLTPRTVPGVLSVATYLQMDHVADTCRAFMLHSERMRGTPPQMKLDSTVSVMSAALSGGAPLNPPVNGRPRPSVLVVSTPSQSAAEAEGRMCHDSARVPGNFRACLQPGTFLTREPRSKELKQEPESPILASPTSTPSPDSPSRSSCQPNSPAESNTCNLGEPKCNPDPKACNWKKYKYIVLNPLCAVNTVKEEEPGEGRQQLDHIPTSDRMEVTLKPPMEAWPREGSGQNESPPLVPHPGLPAHPVEPPMEPPTHKEGTVLPCCLAPRPLEPEAAHHCQHPIKRETYGLPFCYSGNLSVIKTACTAPSAGDKPYRCNVCGAQFNRPANLKTHSRIHSGEKPYHCDTCGARFVQVAHLRAHVLIHTGEKPYPCHTCGTRFRHLQTLKSHLRIHTGEKPYTCEKCDLHFRHKSQLRLHLRQKHGAITNTKIRYKVLTDPYQPILQAC
- the bcl6b gene encoding B-cell CLL/lymphoma 6 member B protein isoform X1; translated protein: MFSLAGVFCNRMSKIQVVEGYRVGGRHEVVGSEAAAAQGYVKEFTRHSNDVLLNLNELRHQNILTDATLVVGTARLQAHCAVLIACSGFFYSLYSRRVSSPGWSGAGGQALTLSLPDSLDPSSVSLLLDFMYTSQLPLTPRTVPGVLSVATYLQMDHVADTCRAFMLHSERMRGTPPQMKLDSTVSVMSAALSGGAPLNPPVNGRPRPSVLVVSTPSQSAAEAEGRMCHDSASRVPGNFRACLQPGTFLTREPRSKELKQEPESPILASPTSTPSPDSPSRSSCQPNSPAESNTCNLGEPKCNPDPKACNWKKYKYIVLNPLCAVNTVKEEEPGEGRQQLDHIPTSDRMEVTLKPPMEAWPREGSGQNESPPLVPHPGLPAHPVEPPMEPPTHKEGTVLPCCLAPRPLEPEAAHHCQHPIKRETYGLPFCYSGNLSVIKTACTAPSAGDKPYRCNVCGAQFNRPANLKTHSRIHSGEKPYHCDTCGARFVQVAHLRAHVLIHTGEKPYPCHTCGTRFRHLQTLKSHLRIHTGEKPYTCEKCDLHFRHKSQLRLHLRQKHGAITNTKIRYKVLTDPYQPILQAC